The Pungitius pungitius chromosome 13, fPunPun2.1, whole genome shotgun sequence genome includes the window aaaaaaaactcaaataaatctgtccattgtgttttgtttgtcaaaCAACCTCTACAGGACTAGAAATCACACACATTAAACGATTCGTTGAAATCACGGGACCATCCTTCTGTGTTAGTTACGattatttagatttaaaaaaattaaataagcAGTCAATAGTGTAAGATAATACGTAGTAAATCTATTTCCTTCTGAAAAAGTaataatttgttatttttctgttcaCCGTCTCATTTCGAAAATCAGGGGAACAGCAAAGACAATTCAATTATGGGCCTGGATGGAAATCGACCCATGATGCGATGCTGGAAGGTTTTCAGAGTGGTCCTGATCCAACATGTTAATCACAATGTCATCTTTTAGGCGCCCGAGATTTGAAGGAATGCTATCTGACATAGAATGAAAAGGTCCCAGTTTATTGTGCAATTGCACTTTAACCAGCTGGTAGAAGTGTGCCCGAGGAGCTGAATTCCCTGCGAAGGTTTTAATGTGTTCCGGCTTTCTCATTACAGAAAGTTGGCTCGATATCGACGAGGACATTTATCCAAAGCAAAGCTTTGATGCAGAATAATTCATTAAATGCTCATTAAACAGAAGTATTTAGTTTATGAATAATGCATTCGCCCAATGGCAAACCCAGACCACCCTTCATGCCATGTGGCCTATTTTACAATTTCCATATAAACCAGAAAACTTCCACCCCCTCGTTTGACTGGAGCTGGTCTTATTGTTAACATACGTAATCAACACATTTCTCTAGATCCTAATAGCATACAGGACATCCTGAATATATGAAAAGCACGAGAACGATTAACATGCCAGAATGGCTGCAcgcatgtactgtatatatgacTAACATTAGAACAAGCTTGAGAGGTCTCGTTCCACAGGACGGCGTCCTCGTGGTTTTAGAAAATGTGCTAAAAAattacacacattcatacacttGACATCTGAtctaaaatgtgttgtttatagTGGTGCACGGTGTGTCCACCAATCAGCTGCATTGGACGATAATGTGCGTTATTGTTCAAATCATCAGTGACTTCCATATAGTGTCCACTGAAAGGACTGTAAGGCTGACGTGGTAGGGTTTGCCAAGGGAAGTCAAGCCGTGTGTACGCGCGTttacgtgcgtgcgtgcgcgagCGCGCGTGCTTCCATCAATGCGCCACGCTTCGGCGCGCTCCCCGAAGGGGATAAGTGGGAGTGGGCAAGGAGAGGGAACACAGTACGGAGGAAGATCCAGCCGGATAAGTAGCTCGTCACCAAGGAACGGGAGCGCATCGTCACCGAGGTCCCACTGCACCTGCTGCACAAACCTCCTCCTCATGTCCAGCGGGTGAGAAACGCAACACTATGAATGCActtctctctttccttcacAGGGGTACACAGCCGTTTCTCCCTcctgtctttttctttatttttttattttttccaggaACACTGGCGTATTCAGATTGTCACCAGATAATTATGTTATTTTGCTGCGCGGTCAACTGTCAACgtttttaaaagataaaaccCTAATGATGACTGTGTCCAGGAGGAAAATAATCATTAGTAACGCATTATTCATGCGTAAAATGTGTTGATGAATTAGGAATAAGCATTTTTAACTTATCTTGCACACAGAGGAGGCAGTTGGGCTTCACGGCAGATGGGGAGACAAAAGGAGAAACCGAGTGAAAAACTGAGACAAAGGACGTTAGAAATATTCTTGCCTCGACACCAGCAGcgtctgcttcacatttggaacGTTTTATTTAAATCTGAAAATCCAAAGAATACTGTACCGTCATTTATAAAAACATTAGGACGACCCAGAGTGGGGTGAGCGTTTATCTGAATCCAAATCAGATAACAGGATGTTAGACCACAACCTACATTTTTGTAATAGCCCAAATGTTTGCTCCCTATTTCTAATGGGGAATATGTCGTTTTTACAGTTCTCATGATTAGAGTGAGATTGTATTAAAGACTGAGCTGGACTGGTCATTTTATCTGCATCTTGTAATACAACAATCGGTAACATATTTTAACCTACTCTTCCAAGTAATGCTAACTCGTATATTTCGTTACAGTTTAACGATGGATCACACTTTCCTGTCTCGGTCAATCTGGACCGGTGACAGCAAATTCATCCAGCATCCAGCGGACCTCTACACCAGTGTGCTCGTTACGCGCAGCATCCCTGCGGGCACATGCTTCGGTCCATGTGTGCTCCAAAACACCTTCTATGAGACCATCGCCTTCATAGCGCAGAAATCCTGCGATAAGACAGCAAAGTCGTATGTGTTCAGGGTGAGTGGCGCAGATTTGTTTTGCCATATCACATATTTGAACATGCGTATTTTATTACAACTTCATAGAGCTTTGTTTAATGTAACTGTGCTGGTGAATTCATGACCATtgaactttaatttaattcGGAATGAATTACCATATTTGTAATACTGTCCACATGCATTATTTTTTTACGGTCTTTGTTAATGTGTTCAATGGATTTAGAAACTTTGATTTAAACATGTCCTTTCGATTTATTAATCGGTTTTATGGAATGACATGTCTGTAGGAAAAACATGAGGAAACTTGAGCTTAATGTCAATGATGTCTGTCAACAGGTGGATCCGGAGGCCATGCGTAATTCTGCGCTAGTGCTGTCCTGGCTGCGGCTCGTGCAGGCTGCGCGTAATGGAGAGGAACAGAACACGGAGGCCTTTCTGAAAGCGGGCCAGCTGTATGTGCGGACCATCCGGGACATCCGGCAGGACGAAGAGCTCCTGGTGTGGTACGACCAGGAGCTATCTCACCTACTGGGCTTCACCGACATAACCAGAGGGCCAAGTGAAGGTGAGGCGAAGGGACGGTATACGGTTGACTTTGTGTGTCTTGGTTAGACTTGAGCTTTAATCACAAATCCCCTTTACAAATAAGCATCAGATTGAGTAGAATGACCCTTGCTGTTTGACATCTGGGGGGATgcaaatttaaatgaaaatgttcatgtTATGGATTTATGTTCACATTTGGGGATTGCTTGTCTTTTTCAGAGTTCAAATGTGGAAGATGTCACCAGGCCTTTGAGAATGAGTATCCTTTCCTGGCTCACTGCCGATTCCTGTGTACTCAAGTAAAGACTGACACGTGGAGCCGCGAGATTTACGTGCACAAGCACGTGGAAACGAAGAGGCAACACCGAGTGACAGATTTCCACAACATCGCCAGAGATTTGGAACACAGAAAATCTGGCATCAACGAGGATGCAGAGATTTTCCCCAAAAGAAGGAAATCCGAGGAAACGCTCTGTCCCAAAGTGCGTAAAACGGTTCttctggaaaaaacaaacatatcaaACCATGACAATATTACCCCACTGATTAAGGGCAACGACCTGTCAGCCGGAGAGGCATCGTCCTCTGCGGGGAAAATGAAAGCAGATAAGATCAAACCGGATCATTTGGGATGTAAGAACGACGGCATTACGCACGTACGAGTGATGGAACCAGGCCAGAGCTCTAGTTTGCACTCAAGCGGAAGCAGCGCATTTTCTCTGGTCCTGTCGAACAATCGGGGTGAGCAGAAAAGCGCTTTCTGTAAACCAAGTAAAATAACTTCCGCTGGTGACCACCAGGCGCATCTCAGCAGCGCTTCAACAGGCCCCTCCATCCGCCTGGGGGAGATGACTGATTCTTTCCCCCCCGGCACCGTTATGAGGTACAACAATCTAATGGCGTCCAACATCCTAAACAGTGACCTACACGCAGTTCCCTCACCGGCTGCATTAAACAACGCTTTCCATTACGCGCCGGAACACTGGTCCAGGAGCGTTGGCGTGCAGCTGCAGAACACCCCCTCTCTCACGATCCTGCCCCCGACGTTCACCTCATTCGGCGTGTCGGTGCAGAACTGGTGCGCCAAATGCAACCTGTCTTTCCGCATGACATCCGACCTCGTGTTCCACATGCGCTCTCATCACAAGAAGGAGTTTGCGGCGGAATCCcacgtgaggaagaggagggaggagaaactcACCTGTCCGATCTGCCACGAATACTTCCGGGAGCGACACCACCTGTCCAGACACATGACTTCGCATAATTGAGATaacaatggacaaaaaaaaactatttatttcccAAACGATGCTCGTATTTAACCGGTGTAGACTCCAGTTTCATCTGGTGAATGTAA containing:
- the znf488 gene encoding PR domain zinc finger protein 8; translation: MRHASARSPKGISGSGQGEGTQYGGRSSRISSSSPRNGSASSPRSHCTCCTNLLLMSSGLTMDHTFLSRSIWTGDSKFIQHPADLYTSVLVTRSIPAGTCFGPCVLQNTFYETIAFIAQKSCDKTAKSYVFRVDPEAMRNSALVLSWLRLVQAARNGEEQNTEAFLKAGQLYVRTIRDIRQDEELLVWYDQELSHLLGFTDITRGPSEEFKCGRCHQAFENEYPFLAHCRFLCTQVKTDTWSREIYVHKHVETKRQHRVTDFHNIARDLEHRKSGINEDAEIFPKRRKSEETLCPKVRKTVLLEKTNISNHDNITPLIKGNDLSAGEASSSAGKMKADKIKPDHLGCKNDGITHVRVMEPGQSSSLHSSGSSAFSLVLSNNRGEQKSAFCKPSKITSAGDHQAHLSSASTGPSIRLGEMTDSFPPGTVMRYNNLMASNILNSDLHAVPSPAALNNAFHYAPEHWSRSVGVQLQNTPSLTILPPTFTSFGVSVQNWCAKCNLSFRMTSDLVFHMRSHHKKEFAAESHVRKRREEKLTCPICHEYFRERHHLSRHMTSHN